GAAGTTCCAAGCTATCTAAGTTAAAAAGATGGGAAGTTGACAGGCTAATTCTACCAAAATTCCAGAAATATCTGTCACCAAGGAAACAGATTAaactcaaaagtcaaaaccTTAAATTCATGGGAAAAATTGGAAGTTTTAAAAGCAAAGCAAACAAGGAAATTAAACAGGAAACTAGAAGCTTTATGATATAGAAATAGATGGTCTCAGTTTCTTCCACGAAAACATGAGCATTTTAGTACCCTTATACCAATTCCGAGAGTAAATAAAACTCAGATTCAATACACAAGGAAAGCTAATCCTGCAAAATTTCACagcctctctctttctctcaagATCCTtctcctttatatatatatagtatataattattgttatatagTCATAAAACTTCCTCCCATGTATACTTTTATCTGCAAAATTCATGGTGGATAAACTCTATACATCATTCTTTTCCAGGTTTGTGAATATGACTTTTCCAGCTATAGCCCTCAGATTTTGCATCTTCATCATCCTCCATGCTATCACCTCCAGTAGTAGAGGTCCCTCCAGTGTTTCCAGTTAACTGGAGAGGGCCCTGAGGAGAACCAGATTGGGAACTGCTCGCCTTTGAGGAGTCACCATACTGATCTTGAGACATCCACAAACTCCCCAAAACAACTGTTGATTGGTTTGCAGGAGCAGCTGGAACAGCAGGTGACGTTCTACGAGTGTGAAGTCGGTATTTCTAGAATGACAAGAAAAATCTTTTGTCAATCtccacaaaattcaaatttcatacATTACAAATAAGAGCATAGGAATTAGAAAGGAACTTCATAGAAGTCAGTTCCTAACTTAAGCTTTTAAGGTGTTGACTTTGACATCGCTCATTCTTCCCAATAATCGAACAAGATGGAAGAACAATAGCTCACCTGCAAATGACTCTTTACTTCATCGTTGGTCAAGCCATCAACTTGCATAAGTTCTCTAATCTGCTTTGGAGTGGCAACTGCAACCAAAATGCTCAAATATTAGATGCTTCAAGATAAATGAATCAAAGATTAAAAGCCATCACAACTACTTAAGCCAAGGGAACCAAAGATACAACAACATTGAGAATCATGCTTGGTGTAAAGATTCATTTGTGCTGTACAATTTCTTCTAGCCAGGTCTATAAATCTACTTGAAGCATCATTGAATCAGAAAACAATTTCCAATATTTGCCAATTTAATCTCTGGCCTAAAGGAATCGAATCCAACAACTCAACTACAAGATCATAGCAACAGTACCATACATCACAATCAAAAAATCATCTGAACCTAGAAATTTAGTTCATCACTGACCTTGTGAGCCTCCAAGTTGCTGCAAGGCACTGACAAACCGGCGGTGCAATTCTGGCGACCAGCACCTCCTCTGCTTCCTATTGGTCTGTTGCTGAGGTGGCTGTGGCCCAGTCCTCAAATTTGACTGTACATTAGGGGCCGAAGAGGAAACTGATTTACTACAACTGGTTCTTGAACCAGTAGAACCTGTATCCTCTCTAGGATTCTTCATTCCAGGAGTAACAAGAGACAACCCATGAACTGGCAACTCCTCTTTGTCATCCTTTCTTGGGAAAACTGGACAGGTCTTAAACGGCAGAAATGCCGTTGCTCCAGCCCCAGCTCCAGCCACTGCCCCAGCCCTACTTTTACAGGCCTGGAATGGATTCTCTTCTTCATTTCTCTGccataaatgaaaaaaacaaccaaagcagaaaaacatcaaaatcaattctttcaAACTCTCGCGTTTTTCATATTGTTAACTTCGTTTTAGGTTTGtaccttaatttttaaattaagattttgctTCGAATCAAAGATGGGATCATTAGTTGGATGATTATAATCAGTGTTCCAGAGCTGAACAGAGCTCATCCAATTTTTCTTGTTATCTTTACTAgagtctttttcttttttgattggtctcgcatcttcatcatcatcttcagaGTTGTTATTCTTCAATGGAATAAATTCTTCCAACACTGGTTGCACTTTCTTTGATGCTCTAGCACATTGCATTGACTCCTCCTTCAATACCAAAATTGCTACAAAAACAACACAGGTGTATCAGAAGAAGCTCAATTgactttataaaaaaataaaaaataaaaaatgaatttttcaacAACTAAAACCAATCAAAACCATAACAAACCAAAACACAtctctcaaaaacaatttttcaaaacaacCCGATTAAGGATTTGATGTttagaaataaagaagaaaaaaaaattgaaagacgAACCATCGTTCAAGAGGAGCATGCAAAGAGGAAGCTCGCGTTTAAAGGCATCGATCTTTCTCAATTCATCTTCTAATCCCTTGAGAAAGGAATCAAGCTTGGAAAGTTTCTCAGAAACATTACCGATCAAAGAAACTTCCCTGAGAAAATCAGTGATCGTTTTTGGCACAAAATTTGTAGGTCTAAAATCCAAGCTCAGTTCTGGCGGAACCGAACCCATTTCTCAAAACTCAAAACTCAAAACTTTTCTCTTATCCCTTTCCTTAGAAATCTGATTTTGTTTCTCCTATTGTATGTATATGTAGGTTTGTCTGATAATGGATGCTGCAGCTGAGGAAGAAAATAGGAGAGAATAAGAAATGGGGAGATCTCTGTGTATATATAGAGGAAATATATCAcacatatatgtatgtgtatgtATAGATGTACAGATGAATAGATGTATGTATGCGGTGAGATTGagattgagagagagagagagaggtgattttgtatttcgttttttgttttttgttttttgttttgttgggTTGTttggagagaaagaaagagagagaaagaaagagaaaaaaaggaataaaagaagaaaacgaGCAGAGAGTGGGAAGAGGAAATTTGGAACGCCCAGAAGATTCTGTGTTTTGTGATTTTTGGTCTATTTACTCTCTCTCGCGTCGTCGCGTCCTTCATCCGCTGCTCTGaatttcctttcctttttttcttcaactcGCTCCTCTCCAACTCACCGTTTAGTTTTAGGTCCCCACGCTTTAGTAATATTAAATGCTTGACCCTGTACTTTTGCTCAATTGCTTGcaaatactaaataatattatttttaatatcaactaTTCGGCGTTTGACTATTATAAATCTGAATTATTTTACAGGATACTACATGTTAAAACATTGATACTACTATGGACGGTGCTCGTGATTTGGCAGGTTCAGGAGTTATAGTAGCTCGTGATTGATAAGATAAGTTATATTAACATGCATTGATTATACTAAGATTATGGTGCTTAAATTTGCTTTGGGTGGTTGTGTTTAACTCAAGTTTGTTGTCCACTTATTATTGAGTTCGACTCTAACAAAGTAGTTCGCTTGATATCCACGTGATTGTTTTCAAATTCGACATATTGTAGTTCGATCTTCTAATGGTACAACTCATCAATtagcaaaaattattttataagttagttttttttttttttttgtgatctAGTTAGAAGATATTTATCAATAAGTATTGACTCTTTATAATGTCTAGTGTTTGACTTTTGGATGAATGtttatttgacaaaaatatatataagtcTATAGATTAACATATTTTAAGAGTATACAAATACAGTTTCAACAAAATTCAATGACAAAGACTTGTATGAAGTGAGTTACAAATTATATactcatttcataatttttaaaaatactagGGATTCGGTTGTTATCATAGGAGCACATTCCCAgtttattacattaaattcaaagtaagtgtaaaatttcatttatccCTTTTAATTTGTTGGTTTGGTTCACATCAAAATCTCTTCCATGTattgtcaataaaaattatatcaaatgaatcaattaatattcatatttttataaataatcaaaactatgattaatttgaaagtatttaaaaaatgtaatgcAGTAAAAAGTATTCAGGGTTAGTATGGAATATCTCACAAGTTtccttttataaaaatagcaaataaatattttgttttttttagaatttaacagtgttttttccttttcttctaaATTGCTTAAATCGAACTTAACTCAAACGAGGCAGCGAATTTGACGACTCATGAATcggaatctttttttttttttaatcgtaCACGGAGtacaaacttttctttttttaatgtccttttctcattttttaatatatttataaaaaaaagggaaatttgatttctttattatttttgcttcaTAAGATTCTCGAGGATGAAGCTACCGATTGACAAATGTCATGTTGTAAATACAAAAATGTCAAAAGTTATTGTTCCCTTTTTACCAAAATGCCCTCCGCTTTTACCAACTGACTAATCaaccctatatatatatatatatatttaatgggGTAAGCATCTAAATCATTGTATCTTGAATGGGTCAATTGAGGTAATCCAACAGATAATATTAAATGGAAAGGTGACATTGCAGTCAAATGAAGGAAACTAGTTTAATCTTAATGAAGCAAACTTTGGGGCTTGGCTTGTCTAGTGAGATAGGTCAAGAatcattttaagtttttttgaAGCAATAGGGGCCATCTAATTGGAATGTTTTAGGGTTAGGCTTTGTTCACTGGGATTCCAACACGTGTATTTTaccatttctttttaacttaattcTTGTTCACCATCTGCCTTAAgattcctcttttttttctttcttgaaaTGCTTGATCTTTTGATTCCCAATTTCAAAGGGAATCCCCCCATTTTCTAATTAGCCTTTTGGGTTAGTGGTTAGATTAGAAAATATCCACTTTTGTTGATTCCGTAACCCTTGTTTCTTTGTGGTTATTCTTTTATACCTAAAAAGGTACACACAGTCCACCTAAGGAccatttattaattaggatTCCTGCAaattttgtgattattttaatCGCGACCGTCCACACGCCATTTAAATATCTGAATTTGGTGGAAAATTTGCTGGTTAATTAGGATTATTATATGACCATAGAAGTACATAACCACATCTCATTTACATTCAATTAGATGAATGAGACTTGGCTTAATTAGTGTTTTTATATCGCAGTTCatgtgtttaaattttaaatcctGTAGGTGCCATATTTCAAAGGCAGCAAATCATGCCACATGTCTGTCTTTTATCTTATGTCTGTCTTTGCAGATAAAAGAAGATATTTTAGGGTAATAATACCCTAACTATTCCAGAGGAATAGCACTTAAGGAAAAATTCTTACTGAGTTCATAAATATGGCAAGAGGGggaattattttctcaattcaTTGGTCTAAGAAAATCACGCCCAAAATTTACAATGACAGGAAAATTCACACGTGTGAAATAATATTCTATGACCAAATTTACTTCCACGAGTACAGAATTGATAGGTGACACGTGTCATTAGGTTGAGGATTCAAagtaaaacattaaattcaCATTACTCGtcatctataaatagagaccCATATCTAAGAGAAAGGGATTTTTGACCTCTAAAAGCATTGTTTATGCTTAGAGAGAGAAACTCATATTctccatattttttatttctttaatcttaattaaacACTAACTTGGAAATCAGAATACCTTACTCATCCCTCTGAATTCGAGGCCAATGATTGTGACAAGTTCTCCACaaagtataaataagtgtgaagataaaaaaattcaacacgttcaaattcattttagaAGATTtcttattaacatttaataagatgtttttcaatttaattggcTAATAACCATAAAAAATCTTGTTACACTTGATTTCAAAGTAAAGTTGAAGAAGATATATACCTAATGTTATCACTAGACCCTTGAATCAAATTTTAGCATGCACAATGAACTTTTGtgatatcattattattatttatgtaagAATGTggacaaaatctaaattaattttttaatccttcTCTCCTCAAAATTCGAGTAAGgatggattaaaaaaattactcaaaattcACTGGCTTAGACCTTGAggaccaataaaaataaaataaatataaaaaatttaacagtGCCacaagtaaaattatttaaagttgTATTTAAACCTGTGCCATACTAAAAGCTtactacaataataattatttttttaaaaaaaaaattgtaattggcatcacaaattttaatgatttttacaGGGTGAGggtgtaaataatatattccgttaaaaaataaataaatacataatctctttccttttttttcttttttctttttttgaaaaaagggaaaattgtAATGGTGAGAATTCCTAAAACTGACAGATTACTGGCAGTGATTGGATATTTTGAAGCACACACACCTGAAAAGCGTGTGGATTGGATCAacatcaaacaaacaaaaatggTTAACTTAGAGATAAGGAATCTTCAAGATGTCAGGGTCCCACTTTTTGATATTGCCTGAGATTTCAGTTGGAAAGATTTGTCAacaaagtttttattatttatttatttattttaagaataaataaaaacaaaaataaaaaggaaagacAGATGAGAGAagatgcctttttttttttttttttctcccaagCAAATAAAGGACAAGCTTTTACAGCCATTAGATTCCGTCTTCTCTTCCATAGAAGTAAGAATCTCTCTTTCCATTCATCAAATTTGATCgctaattcttttaataaaaaataaaataaattatttaagaaaacgatattaaaataataataaaaaaattctattaataattttatctcagAGGTGTAGGTTGGATTGGATCCACCCAATTTCCCGCATCTCCTTTGCTCTTTGTCTATTGAGATTTGAGAGAAtctagaattttatttttattccacAAAATTTCCCAAAATACCCTttcattttaagtttttttttttttttcaaaggaatAATCAACCCATcaaaaaaatcgaaaatagTGTAAAGATTGAATGAATGTGATTTATGAAGTCTTTTTCAGGGATAAGTGGAATAGCAATGTTTATGCAAGTGGAGTCATTTCGGccctaataaaaattaaatgtagaTACGGCTTTctcttcaaaatcaaaactataCCCAAGTTGATTGATTGGTAGCTGCCATCTTCCTTTCAAACCCTATTCCCTCCTCCCTCTTGgtcatcaaaattttcactcTTAGACATCATctatatttcaagtttatgatccaataattaaaattttttttcatcatataatgtaataatgttgtaaacttgaattttattgtttgattcAGATATAGTGGTGGAATCAGAATTTTTAATCcgtgatatattttattatagacAATAACTAATTCTTTATAAAAGATGTAGAAGCTAATGCTATTATCATTTAGAAAAAGTTTTAAGTGCCCAACAACAAGTGTAATCACACTTTATATAATTCCGTCATTGTTTATGTGAAAT
This window of the Citrus sinensis cultivar Valencia sweet orange chromosome 8, DVS_A1.0, whole genome shotgun sequence genome carries:
- the LOC102611292 gene encoding transcription factor HHO2-like: MGSVPPELSLDFRPTNFVPKTITDFLREVSLIGNVSEKLSKLDSFLKGLEDELRKIDAFKRELPLCMLLLNDAILVLKEESMQCARASKKVQPVLEEFIPLKNNNSEDDDEDARPIKKEKDSSKDNKKNWMSSVQLWNTDYNHPTNDPIFDSKQNLNLKIKRNEEENPFQACKSRAGAVAGAGAGATAFLPFKTCPVFPRKDDKEELPVHGLSLVTPGMKNPREDTGSTGSRTSCSKSVSSSAPNVQSNLRTGPQPPQQQTNRKQRRCWSPELHRRFVSALQQLGGSQVATPKQIRELMQVDGLTNDEVKSHLQKYRLHTRRTSPAVPAAPANQSTVVLGSLWMSQDQYGDSSKASSSQSGSPQGPLQLTGNTGGTSTTGGDSMEDDEDAKSEGYSWKSHIHKPGKE